taaactgacatGGTGTTCTCACAAACTTATGAATATAAACTGTGGTCAGCGATATAAAAGAAGGTTTGCTGAGACTACATTTTCAGacatacacacattttattcAATTAAGAAAAGATTAATATGGATTCATAAAACTCACGGTACAATTCGGAAAACTCTTCCACTTATTGAAATATTGGTTTATGGTACATGAAACATCATTCCTTGAAACTGTGCCCATTAAAACTCTCCGACATCAAAGGTCAACACTGtataaataattttgttgaaatatacagTGTCAATTTGTGTTTCCTTCTTAAACATgggtgtatatacatatataaaacatttagtgagagtatatatatatatatatatatatatatatatatatatatatatatatatatatatatatatatatatatatatagcatttgaaAAAATGCATACCCATATCAACCTGTCAaacatttatgagaaaaaaaaaataggcctacAGGTATATAGGGAGCTACAGGTGATCGTTCATTTGTCACAGAAGAGCCAAGAAAAGAGCCCATCCTGAATGATTTCATAAAACTtcataaatttgaaataatttttctgaTGCTATACATAATCTTTGTATTTTCAATTTTTGAGTCTAACCCCAAATCTGAAGGTATAAAGGAAAAGGGCAAGATGATATCTGATGAAGACAATTCAACTTTCCAATCCTTTgattattttacaagaacaaaTACATGTCCTATAATAAATCCACTAGAACAAGTGTACACCTTAATACTTTTACCTCAAAAgtcaaatttatttcaaatgttgtttttattttatttttatttttttggttaattattttttcataatactTTGAATAGTCCTTTGatactttaatatatttgtaattagaaAAGAGTTCACTTTTTTACAGAACCACAAGAGTCCTAGGAAACCAGATAAAGAGCTATGCAACATGGAAAATGATCATTAAGAAATTAAACTGAATTGCTCATTTTCCTTTAGGGAATTCTTCATTATAAGCACCACTGCTCTGAGGACGTTCGCACTggcatgtaaaatattttctttaaaaataaattaaaataaataagtgcaaagtgcaaatgcaaaattaaatattttatgaataaagcCAGAAAATGCATTTCCATGCATACTGTCAAAACTAACAAACCCATTCTAAACAAAACTAACCGCAGTTATATAAAGTCAACATTTTAACTCAATCAAGAACTATTTTCCCATGGATTTTCTGTGGCATAGTCTTATATTTGACTACATATACTGACCTATAAATAAGTCTTTTGGTGGTCATTAaagttttttcagttttaaatggaAATCAGCTTTTATCatttcagaaatataaaaaaaaataaaaaaaataaaaaaaataaaaaggtgccAGCATATTAATAGTATGTCATCTTAATTTTACAGCTTGCATAGCACACTGgaatgatatttttaaattagaACAATAACTTCTAATTTAAGCCAGAGAAAACATGGGTCAACCTATTCATGAGAGAGGGCTGTAATGAGGCACATAGCTGTTTAACTAGTGAAGTACCATCTCTTGCCTCTTGAGGCAGACTGAGAAATAATTATCCTCCCAATCCATGGCCTTTACAATCTCCGAAAATAATACCCCACAGTCCAATACACTTCATGAAAAGGAAATAATTCTTAAGAACACATATTAGTCCAACACACTCtagagattttatttaaaatgagagTGTATATAGATCAATCTTCAATGCTCACTACGAAATGCTGCAAATGCTTTTGTATATGTTGtcttataactttttttttgtttgttttctgatatGTACTGAACAAATCAACCACTTTTGTGGCTGCCATCACCGGTGCGTTTAACACGGGCCATGATAGTCTCCCGAGTTACCCTCCTGCAATCCTTGGCCAGTCCAAAGAAACACATGAGATCTATAAATGCTTTGGTCACGTTCAGCCGACTGCCAAACTCACTTGTAGCATAATCATGGGGGAATGTGTGATGATAGTTGTGAAATCCTTCacctgaaaataaatgtatatattttccaATCAGTACATAtaaaatttcaaattaattttgttcttCTTATTCATCAATAATCctgaaaagaaaattaaacaaacttaaaaaaacagtgtatatataaaaacttatatttaaaatatttgatggTATAacagttttaactgtattttttatcaaataaatgcagccttggtgatcttaaagggatagttcacccagaaatgaaaaaaaaatagcccatgatttactcaccctcagggcaTCCTAGGTTTATCTGACAGTCCTCTTTCAGATGAACAAAGTCGcagagtcattttttttttattattattattgttgttctcGTCAGTGTGTGAGTTGGAAGCGAAGTATAAGTCTAGCAAAAATATTTTCACTCACTGACCACTCTGACTGAGCGCTTCTGAGTTAcactctccatcaagcgatctgtgcTATATTCatttcatctcaatggatgctcAGCGCAACTGCATTTGATGTACCGTAAACTCTAGTGCATTGGCGCATGACTGACCATCGTTTTGGTGAgagcagagagagtgagagagtcttACATGCATGCAGAATTGCCGCGCAACATGTAAACGATATTctctgttgtattttcctgtcaaaattaCAAAGTTCCTTTGAAttttttcagcttttaagaactgctGGGTTttgcaatctcattggctggtgctcatCTATTATCATCCATTTTGATTTCAGTGAATCAGTTCGAGTGAAcgcacacaacctgattaatattcatgaattcaGCGGCTCGGTTATCCTACAGTAAGTGCTTTTTATACTGTTCTTATTAgcaaaattcatattattattgttatcgtatcaatattattgttattttttaccctttttttttttacagagacaATGAATGACCCtaaaaagcaccaccaccagtcctaaattcagttaaaatgtctatgcatttatacatggttaccaagttttaattataattgctcaagttctatcattaaataatacttgattaccctaatatcatattataatgtttGACTGACTcatgttaagagtgtacttttgagtatttaaaaagttgtgattatatatatatatatatattaggggtgtaacggttcacaaaattcacggttcggttcgatacgatacactgatgtcacggttcggttcggttcggttcgatacgttttagatacagcaaaatgtaaaaacatctcaacttttcagaatgccgcaagcgcaccgcgggtcatgtgacaagaaccaaccaatcagcttcatcctttcccgtaacaacgttgagagctcagccaagatgaaggaacagctgatcatagttgtatatggattgcaattttgaaataaattcagtagcagagctactgcaagcgatttttagagctgcaaatccatttatccttcgctgaaatttccgcgtctcatggagagagcacgtcattgttgcttagcaaagacagacgcctcaggagaaagacgcgcttagcgttttccatgcgtttttaggcacgatatgtgaacggcccctaaggcgctcgctcactcagcacgcgctgaaggctcgttgcaaaatgtctaatgcatttaacagaccagaaatataagatcctaaaataaccaacaggtctggtgtttgggttggattccctgtaagctactagtgtctaaatgctgcagggatagtttgctgcgtgcatgtttctcctttttttcgtcttttcccagatagtactgacgcatatatcccagatattctcgctggcgttttttttttttttttttttttttttcccgctggtgtaccctgtcatgttgcagatgcgacataccgttgtttttttatccaccactctcttgccatcaccattatagcttaaagggaatccaaagtgcacccaaacaccagacctgttggttattggaggatcttctcatttctagtctgttaaacacattggctatttgcaacgagccttcagcgcgtactgagtgagcgagcgcctgctgagtagcctaacataaacatataagatggtgttttttttcttcttcgggagtgtcaggggcgttgcctgttacgttgtttgggttattgggctaccttgttgaacgcatatcattatatttctttctctctcttttttttttttttcaaatataattaattactccaacgaaccgttcggtatacataatgcgtaccgcgtaccgaaccgaaagcgtcgtaccgaacggttcatacgaatacgcgtatcgttacaacccctaatatatatatatatatatatcagtcaggtgagtaaactaaaacaaattactagccaatggcgattcaattgccaaggtgtccctAGAGGGTTGGGGTTAACTCTTAATTTATAAAGAAATGGTCAGTAATAGGTAATGCGTGAAActgtaaataattacatattattccgaatttggaatgcattttaagaatactattcccatccaCTGTTCAAAATTCATAACACAGCTGTATGGCTGCTTGAAAGACTTgtgtgcgctctgatgtaaacaagcatgcatgagaagcacatgggggaacaGCGTGAGAGAAGTGCTGAATGAAAAggacattcactctctgacagcagatggcgatAAACTGTAGAAAATGTAGCCTTTACCCTGGAAACCCA
Above is a window of Carassius auratus strain Wakin unplaced genomic scaffold, ASM336829v1 scaf_tig00215962, whole genome shotgun sequence DNA encoding:
- the LOC113096512 gene encoding acyl-CoA desaturase 1-like; this encodes MRPYDHNINPRENKFVAFSAIGEGFHNYHHTFPHDYATSEFGSRLNVTKAFIDLMCFFGLAKDCRRVTRETIMARVKRTGDGSHKSG